One genomic segment of Polyodon spathula isolate WHYD16114869_AA chromosome 17, ASM1765450v1, whole genome shotgun sequence includes these proteins:
- the LOC121330307 gene encoding synaptotagmin-6-like — protein MSSPTSFRLSFASLRMPFSDSIKYTLLGISVFLFAIAALILTWQLYQYCKRKPKPSGKVKSYRSVDDKQAGNTIFEAVDKESDIQKYDYKVQKLEGEIKKLSRCLSATSSISEQDSADFQSITEADAQVNIQGKLRFSVSYDREQSQFALTVLDATGLPVRDFSQSADPFVKVKLLSGPLSEQPNLQCVLQEWETKTVKNSRNPVFGSQFSCPLTEKELKTITVKLEVRDFDRFSRHSVLGEVRTRLNNLNLLSHPVEISEELQKLNKDLVGEILLSLKYLPTAQRIEVGLLKIKTASLTSNKDKALYARVSIFCNQCRLKQQKTSLKSKWGITVFNEVLTFSLPDSNIRECVIAVSVYETIVHQKNSKCLIGQAILGKRKASEDEHWCLMMQSLRQPIAKWHSLLI, from the exons ATGAGCTCACCCACTTCCTTCCGACTTTCCTTTGCAAGTCTACGAATGCCTTTCTCAGATAGCATCAAATACACTCTATTGGGCATCTCAGTCTTTCTGTTTGCAATTGCAGCGCTGATATTAACATGGCAGTTGTATCAATACTGCAAGCGCAAACCAAAACCCAGTGGAAAAG taaagAGCTATCGAAGTGTGGATGACAAACAGGCAGGGAACACTATTTTTGAAGCAGTGGATAAAGAATCAGATATTCAGAAGTATGATTACaag GTTCAAAAACTCgaaggtgaaataaaaaaactgagcaggtgcctttcagcaacttcgTCGATTAGTGAGCAAGACAGCGCTGACTTTCAGAGCATCACAGAGGCGGACGCCCAGGTGAACATCCAAGGGAAGCTCAGATTCTCCGTGTCCTATGATAGAGAGCAGTCCCAGTTTGCCCTGACTGTCTTGGACGCTACAGGCCTCCCGGTCCGAGACTTCAGCCAAAGCGCTGACCCCTTTGTCAAGGTAAAGCTGCTGTCCGGACCGCTGTCCGAGCAGCCTAATCTCCAGTGTGTCCTTCAGGAGTGGGAAACCAAGACGGTGAAAAACAGCAGGAACCCTGTCTTTGGGAGCCAGTTCTCCTGCCCACTTACCGAGAAAGAACTGAAGACGATTACTGTCAAATTAGAG GTCAGGGACTTCGACAGATTCTCAAGACACAGTGTTCTTGGAGAAGTGAGGACGCGCTTGAACAATTTAAACCTGTTATCACATCCGGTTGAGATCTCGGAAGAGCTACAGAAGTTAAACAAG gaCTTGGTTGGAGAAATACTTCTGTCTCTAAAATATCTTCCTACTGCCCAGAGAATAGAAGTGGGGCTCCTAAAGATTAAAACAGCTTCACTGACCAGCAATAAAGATAAAG ctttataTGCAAGAGTCTCCATATTCTGCAACCAGTGTAGGCTGAAGCAACAGAAAACCTCTCTGAAGTCAAAGTGGGGAATTACTGTATTCAATGAGGTCCTGACGTTTTCACTGCCAGACTCTAACATAAGGGAGTGTGTGATTGCTGTCTCTGTTTATGAAACTATCGTCCATCAAAAAAATAGTAAGTGCCTGATTGGACAAGCTATCCTGGGGAAAAGGAAGGCCAGTGAAGATGAGCACTGGTGTCTGATGATGCAATCCCTACGCCAGCCAATCGCAAAGTGGCATTCCCTTTTAATCTAA